Part of the Gammaproteobacteria bacterium genome, CACTGGCTGTGGCATGTAAAATATTTTTAGCATAGGGCGCCAATAAGATAGGCGCAGTAAAAAAATTTATCATGATGAGTAATTGCGCATAATAAAGCACGCGTAGAGATTTTCTGCGCGACAGGTAGCGTAATCCTCCACGCAAGCCAAACCAGAAACCGCGACGTTGGCGCGGTTTTACAATATCTGGGGCTTCTTCAGTATATAGACTTAATGGCTTTATCAGTATCAAACACCAGGTAGCCAGTAAAAATAACAGACCACTGATAGCCAAAACGATTCTGGAAGAAAAGGCTGCTATTAAAAATCCAGCACAGCCCATACCGGCAATATTGCCGAGTTCGTAAGAGATAGCCACAATGGCATTCGCATGCAGCATTTGTCTTACGGGGACTATTTCGCGAATATAAGCAAATGCTGTAGGACCGTAAAAATTACCAAATATGCTTAATAAGATGGCGGTAGCATAGATTTCCCAGGGCAAAACATGCTGTGTTATGATTAATGCCACGAGCACCAATAAGACGCCGCGTGTGGCATTACTCATCACCAATAGTCCCTTGCGTGAATAGCGGTCGGCAATAACGCCGCAGATGGGTCCAAGAAAAACTGTAGGCCCCCAAAAACACATCATTAGCAGTGCAAGCGAACTGACTGAATTATTGACGCTAAGCAGAATCCAGGTCATGGTGATGTAATTCAAACCACTGCCGAAATTTGAAGCAATACCGTTTAATCCAAACCAGCGTAGGGGTTGTAGAGATAGGGCTTTCCAACTGCTTGTTATTGAAGACATGGTATATCCTTATCGTCCTTGGTTTAAGGTTAAGCGCTGGTAACTATTCACCACAGGATTGAAACGGCCATATTTTCCCAATCTCACCCCTAAAAATTTAGGAAAAATGCTCACATACTTTGTGTATGCTGCGCTTTTTCCTAAATTTTTAGGGGCGACCTTGGAAAAATCTGGCCGTTTTGTGCTACTTGCGGCAATGTGCTGAATAGTTACAAGCACTATATCGCTATCACTATCTCATCTATTTACACTGTATCCCCTCCTCTCCCACAAGGCTAGGATATGCACACAAGAGAAGAAGGAGGCATAGATATTTATGTAATAACTCCCCTGGTTTGCAGACTATTTTTCCTTCTGCTTCGCAAGTGCAGCCAATAGTACATTACCGAGAGTCGTTTCTTTAACCGCTGCTTTTTCAGGTTTGCGCAATTTCTTTCGCGAGGGTATTTT contains:
- a CDS encoding MFS transporter translates to MSSITSSWKALSLQPLRWFGLNGIASNFGSGLNYITMTWILLSVNNSVSSLALLMMCFWGPTVFLGPICGVIADRYSRKGLLVMSNATRGVLLVLVALIITQHVLPWEIYATAILLSIFGNFYGPTAFAYIREIVPVRQMLHANAIVAISYELGNIAGMGCAGFLIAAFSSRIVLAISGLLFLLATWCLILIKPLSLYTEEAPDIVKPRQRRGFWFGLRGGLRYLSRRKSLRVLYYAQLLIMINFFTAPILLAPYAKNILHATASEFGLIEICLSVGVILGGLTAPLLTELWNFKILVFTQLTALTILFVLFGFTSTLWAANVIYFLMGVTLAAWTLLITKAQLHTHINFQARVQSVFNSAAAVLILLVYILLDITGDLLPLSWLYGLEAMFTAIAVLLLWRHKEIL